The following are encoded in a window of Paenibacillus polymyxa genomic DNA:
- a CDS encoding BglG family transcription antiterminator — protein MNITKRQSDIVEYLLEQPQEVTAGEIATKINVSTRTVHRELGAVEHWLAAHEVKLEKKSGIGICIDADPAQLVCLRKQLLHTKSDEYSAEERKIVVLCMLLDTREPIKLLALASDLKVTVTTVSHDLDELQDWIGKRGLMLVRRRGYGVEITGRETDKRRAISELALEYLDESDLFSAREELRPVTRVADKLLEMIGRDNLLIVEKALWQPHEKWLENMVESKYMELLIQICVSLVRLRLGYVIDPLLSYLKTDSDENIMLRTAMVERICTELSEALDIEFPEPERSYLRLLFRDAEDHSTRLLPLDDLVLLESVHELIRRVEEETGTPLKEDRVLREGLIAHMAPVFKRLKEGRSIRNPLLQQIRKDYSSLFDSVKKAAASMTEMKVPDEEIGFLVMHFGASLERLRQLRREVRAIVVCTSGIGSSRLLATRLAKELPQIKIVDRASWYEAARIPKEDYDLIISTVELPLEPDRYLKISPLLTQEESDRLRHFIQHITLHHLNDHQQEQAVQPGQDMEWLTGLRKSLEEIVHIVQQFQVYPLENQGMDMAATVEAICMLEAERGNVTEPSVVAAQLMERERQGSQVISDTSIALVHTRSHYIRKPSLTLYKLAEPLLADTGEQVECVLLMLGPRELPRESLEVLSEISALLLQEDMVTLLEHGSRDHIVNYISSELAEFFHSKLGTGRNLP, from the coding sequence ATGAATATTACAAAACGACAATCTGACATTGTGGAGTATCTTTTGGAGCAGCCACAAGAGGTTACAGCCGGGGAAATTGCTACGAAGATCAATGTCAGCACAAGGACGGTTCATCGGGAACTGGGTGCAGTCGAGCATTGGCTGGCAGCTCATGAGGTGAAGCTGGAGAAAAAGTCAGGGATCGGTATCTGTATAGATGCTGATCCAGCTCAGCTTGTATGCCTGCGAAAACAATTGCTGCATACGAAGTCAGACGAATATTCGGCTGAGGAGAGAAAGATCGTGGTACTCTGCATGCTGCTGGATACACGGGAGCCGATCAAGCTGTTGGCGCTGGCTTCAGATCTGAAAGTCACGGTAACTACGGTCAGTCATGATCTAGACGAATTGCAAGACTGGATTGGGAAACGTGGACTCATGCTTGTGCGCAGACGGGGGTACGGGGTCGAGATTACAGGGCGGGAGACAGACAAAAGACGGGCGATTTCCGAGCTGGCTCTCGAATATTTGGATGAATCCGATCTGTTTTCAGCCCGGGAAGAACTTCGTCCTGTAACCCGTGTTGCCGACAAGTTGCTGGAGATGATTGGCAGAGATAACCTGCTAATCGTGGAAAAGGCCCTCTGGCAGCCCCATGAAAAATGGTTGGAAAACATGGTGGAAAGCAAATACATGGAGCTGCTGATTCAAATTTGCGTTTCGCTGGTACGTCTGCGACTCGGGTATGTTATAGATCCTCTTCTCTCGTATTTAAAAACAGATTCAGATGAAAATATCATGCTTCGCACAGCTATGGTGGAACGCATATGTACGGAGTTGTCAGAGGCGCTGGATATTGAATTTCCAGAGCCGGAACGATCTTATCTCAGGCTGCTATTTCGTGATGCCGAAGATCACTCTACCCGACTACTGCCGTTGGATGATCTCGTACTGTTGGAGTCGGTTCATGAGTTGATTCGTCGTGTGGAGGAAGAGACAGGCACGCCATTGAAAGAGGACCGTGTTCTGCGTGAAGGACTGATTGCCCATATGGCTCCGGTATTCAAACGTTTGAAGGAAGGCAGGTCGATTCGTAACCCTCTCCTTCAGCAAATCCGCAAGGATTACAGCAGCTTATTTGACTCAGTGAAAAAGGCTGCGGCGAGCATGACAGAAATGAAAGTGCCTGATGAAGAGATCGGATTTCTCGTCATGCATTTCGGCGCTTCGCTGGAGCGGCTGCGACAATTGCGTCGGGAGGTGCGGGCCATTGTAGTCTGCACGAGCGGCATTGGATCATCCAGACTTCTGGCAACAAGGCTCGCCAAAGAGCTCCCACAGATCAAAATTGTGGATAGGGCTTCATGGTACGAGGCGGCGCGGATTCCCAAGGAGGATTATGATCTGATCATTTCGACAGTAGAGCTACCGCTTGAACCAGATCGGTATCTTAAGATCAGTCCGCTGCTAACGCAGGAGGAGAGTGACCGTCTACGTCATTTCATCCAGCATATTACACTCCATCATCTCAATGATCATCAGCAGGAACAGGCCGTTCAGCCTGGCCAGGATATGGAGTGGCTTACCGGTCTGCGGAAAAGTCTCGAGGAGATTGTACACATTGTACAGCAATTTCAAGTGTATCCGCTGGAAAATCAAGGGATGGATATGGCGGCGACCGTAGAGGCGATATGCATGCTGGAGGCGGAGCGGGGAAATGTTACAGAGCCTTCTGTGGTTGCTGCACAACTCATGGAAAGAGAGCGCCAAGGTAGTCAGGTGATCTCTGATACCTCCATTGCTTTAGTTCATACGCGCAGCCACTATATTCGCAAGCCTTCGCTTACCTTGTATAAGCTGGCAGAGCCGCTGTTGGCGGATACAGGTGAACAGGTAGAATGCGTGCTGCTCATGTTGGGGCCTCGTGAGCTGCCGAGAGAAAGCTTGGAGGTATTGAGCGAGATTAGTGCATTACTTTTGCAGGAAGACATGGTTACGCTACTGGAACACGGTAGCAGGGATCATATTGTCAATTATATATCGAGTGAGCTGGCTGAATTTTTCCACAGTAAATTAGGGACAGGGAGGAACCTACCGTGA